The proteins below come from a single Panicum hallii strain FIL2 chromosome 7, PHallii_v3.1, whole genome shotgun sequence genomic window:
- the LOC112901263 gene encoding scarecrow-like protein 33: MEHNQPSSGCIFLDMPPASQVDGGEDGDSVLPYISRMLMEENVVDKFLCQYPDHPALLQAQQPFTQILSDARAAHQPCSSVELSAVQASAPAPYRSSYIDAPAAAAAPSVAQGNNTEDPAPAFSLNVMAMATDTVEPSSSLSAESSSSCCMDVVSMAFFKGMEEASKFLPGDGVPAGGGRGQKKRLDGDDEAEAGAGRSSKQMAADGEESEEAAAREILDQLMLNGCEPSAADMQELRAAVEMEKTPRGSSRGTSAAGQAVDLHTMLIRCAEAVAADDRRGVADLLERIRRHSSPAGDGTQRLAHYFALGLEARLAGTGSRLYRSIMVRRGSLADYLRACQLHMTACCFLPVIFLFSSDAICSAVAGRKKLHIVCYGLGHGLQWPDVLRRLGHRDGGPPEVRLTGIDSPLPGFRPAQLIEETGRRLNDSARRFGVPFRFRGIAAKSEDVLAGDLDIDPDEVLVVASTFHFRSLMDEGVAGRSTNPMDTVLKTIREMRPAVFIHAIVNASYSAAFFLTRFREVLYRFTALFDMLDTVLPREDLRRLVLERDVLAQCAANVIACEGADRVQRPRSYKQWQARSRRAGLQQLPLDRGVVQMLRDKVRKEYHRCFEISEDQQWLLPGWKGRVLYALSTWTAGTEAAKYLHSIR; the protein is encoded by the exons ATGGAGCACAACCAACCGTCCTCCGGCTGCATCTTCCTCGACATGCCCCCGGCGTCCCaggtcgacggcggcgaggatggtGACAGTGTGCTCCCCTACATTTCGCGCATGCTCATGGAGGAGAACGTGGTCGACAAGTTCTTGTGCCAGTACCCTGACCACCCCGCGCTCCTCCAGGCCCAGCAGCCCTTCACCCAGATCCTCTCGGATGCCCGCGCCGCACATCAGCCGTGCAGCTCCGTCGAGCTCTCCGCTGTGCAGgcatcggcgccggcgcccTATCGTTCCTCTTACATTgacgctcccgccgccgccgcggcgccgtccGTCGCCCAAGGCAACAACACCGAGGATCCGGCTCCGGCCTTCTCCTTGAATGTCATGGCCATGGCCACGGACACGGTGGAGCCCAGTAGCTCGCTGTCAGCggagagcagcagcagctgctgcatgGACGTGGTGAGCATGGCATTCTTCAAAGGCATGGAGGAGGCCAGCAAGTTCTTGCCCGGCGATGGcgtgccggcgggcggcggtagaGGCCAGAAGAAGAGGCTGGACGGGGACGACGAGGCGGAGGCCGGAGCGGGCAGGAGCAGCAAGCAGATGGCAGCCGACGGCGAGGAGTCGGAGGAGGCTGCCGCGCGCGAGATACTGGACCAGCTCATGCTCAACGGCTGCGAGCCAAGCGCCGCCGACATGCAGGAGCTACGCGCCGCCGTGGAGATGGAGAAGACACCGCGTGGGAGTAGTCGCGGCACGAGCGCGGCGGGGCAGGCGGTGGACCTGCACACCATGCTCATCCGCTGCGCCGAGGCCGTGGCGGCCGACGACCGGCGTGGCGTGGCCGACCTCCTGGAGCGGATCAGGCGCCACTCGTCGCCGGCGGGGGACGGGACGCAGCGGCTGGCGCACTACTTCGCTCTGGGGCTGGAGGCGCGGCTGGCCGGCACGGGGAGCCGGCTCTACCGGTCGATCATGGTGAGACGCGGCTCCCTCGCGGACTACCTCAGGGCATGCCAGCTCCACATGACCGCGTGCTGCTTTCTCCCAGTGATCTTCCTCTTCTCCAGCGACGCCATCTGCAGCGCCGTCGCGGGGAGGAAGAAGCTGCACATCGTGTGCTACGGTTTGGGCCACGGGCTCCAGTGGCCAGACGTGCTCCGCCGGCTCGGCCACAGGGACGGCGGGCCACCGGAAGTGAGGCTCACCGGCATCGACTCCCCGCTGCCCGGGTTCCGGCCAGCCCAGCTCATCGAGGAGACAGGCCGCCGGCTCAATGACTCCGCGCGCCGGTTCGGTGTGCCGTTCAGGTTCCGCGGCATCGCCGCGAAATCGGAGGACGTCCTAGCAGGTGACCTGGACATTGATCCCGACGAGGTGCTCGTCGTCGCGAGCACGTTCCATTTCAGGTCCTTGATGGACGAGGGCGTCGCCGGGAGGAGCACGAACCCCATGGACACGGTGCTCAAGACCATCAGGGAGATGAGGCCGGCCGTGTTCATCCACGCCATCGTCAACGCGTCGTACAGCGCGGCGTTCTTCCTGACGCGGTTTCGCGAGGTGCTCTACAGGTTCACGGCGCTGTTCGATATGCTGGACACCGTCCTGCCCCGGGAGGACCTCAGGAGGCTGGTGCTCGAGCGGGACGTCCTGGCGCAGTGCGCGGCGAACGTCATCGCCTGCGAGGGCGCGGACCGGGTGCAGCGGCCCCGGAGCTACAAGCAGTGGCAGGCGAGGAGCCGGCGGGCAGGGCTGCAGCAGCTGCCGCTGGACCGCGGCGTTGTCCAGATGCTCAGAGACAAGGTGAGGAAGGAGTACCACAGGTGCTTCGAGATCAGCGAGGATCAGCAGTGGCTTCTCCCGGGATGGAAAGGGCGGGTGCTCTACGCGCTCTCCACGTGGACGGCAG GTACAGAAGCAGCTAAATACTTGCATTCTATCCGATAA
- the LOC112900213 gene encoding 23.2 kDa heat shock protein-like: MSKGAAAFALVCLAVMAAVADGALLPWFGDGRRGRDEAAAAAVSPLSDLGLLADPFRILEHVPFGFDRDDVAMVSLARVDWRETPDAHEIAVDVPGMRKEDLKIEVEDNRVLRVSGERRRAEEHRGDHWHREERSYGRFWRQFRLPENADLDSVAASLDNGVLSVRFRKLAPEQIKGPRVVGIAGGDSDGDAKKSIGAGAGEEHRAKKVEL, translated from the coding sequence ATGTCGAAGGGAGCTGCGGCATTTGCGCTCGTGTGCCTCGCCgtgatggcggcggtggcggacgGCGCGCTGCTCCCGTGGTTCGGCGACGGCAGGCGCGGGCgcgacgaggcggcggcggcagccgtgTCGCCGCTGTCGGACCTGGGCCTCCTGGCGGACCCGTTCCGGATCCTGGAGCACGTGCCCTTCGGCTTCGACCGCGACGACGTGGCCATGGTGTCCCTGGCGCGCGTGGACTGGCGCGAGACCCCCGATGCGCACGAGATCGCCGTCGACGTGCCGGGGATGCGCAAGGAGGACCTCAAGATCGAGGTCGAGGACAACCGGGTGCTGCGGgtgagcggcgagcggcggcgcgcggaggagcACAGGGGCGACCACTGGCACCGCGAGGAGCGCTCCTACGGCAGGTTCTGGCGCCAGTTCCGCCTCCCCGAGAACGCCGACCTCGACTCTGTCGCCGCCAGCCTCGACAACGGCGTGCTCTCCGTGCGGTTCAGGAAGCTGGCGCCCGAGCAGATCAAGGGCCCGCGCGTCGTCGGGATCGCCGGCGGGGACAGCGACGGCGACGCCAAGAAGAGCATCGGTGcgggcgccggggaggagcatCGGGCCAAGAAGGTCGAGCTGTGA
- the LOC112900434 gene encoding uncharacterized protein LOC112900434, with protein MASPMVATPVQLRTNTGTGRLRFSSSPNAAARRRFAAVRASAEAMATEKLGIRVERNPPESRLSELGVRQWPKWGCEKSKFPWTYSAKETCYLLQGKVKVYPEGHGEEFVEIAAGDLVVFPKGMSCTWDVAEAVDKHYNFE; from the exons ATGGCGAGCCCGATGGTGGCCACCCCGGTCCAGCTCCGCACCAACACCGGCACCGGCCGCCTCCGCTTCTCCTCTTCCCCCAACGCAGCAGCCAGGCGGCGATTCGCGGCGGTGAGGGCGTCGGCGGAGGCGATGGCCACGGAGAAGCTGGGCATCAGGGTGGAGCGCAACCCGCCCGAGTCCCGCCTCTCCGAGCTCGGCGTCCGCCAGTGGCCCAA GTGGGGGTGCGAGAAGAGCAAGTTCCCGTGGACCTACTCGGCCAAGGAGACGTGCTACCTTCTGCAGGGGAAGGTGAAGGTGTACCCGGAGGGCCACGGGGAGGAGTTCGTGGAGATCGCCGCGGGGGACCTGGTCGTCTTCCCCAAGGGCATGAGCTGCACCTGGGACGTCGCCGAGGCCGTCGACAAGCACTACAACTTCGAatag
- the LOC112900717 gene encoding scarecrow-like protein 33: MAATPEEFFAEGLMEPSPPSPSVFLDLTPVPDPNTANKGQPSHDDLVLPYISRMLMEDDIDDKLLCQYSDHPALLQAQQPFTQILSSPSTGTNMDDTGNKDTMDQVNDLLLISSGDESTLSLALSDSEYVVGEFLKGMEVANRLLPGDNSFIKDHQMSQIFIRSKRKHMEEEVGRTSKIMMMTKVPEETGIREMLDNMMMSGHDTLIRDMEKLRIAMDNKEEKKNREGCSKATRDMVDLSTLLIRCAQAVDTNNYLIAGELLNQIKQHASTTGDATQRLAQCFSKGLQARLMGTGRQLWKLLMAERLSAMEVLKAYNLYMSACYFNKVAHIFSALTIAQVMKGKRRLHIVDYGIHCAFQWAGLVRWLAKREGGPPPEVKITAMCCCQASSFPVQWSEEQWYRLSKYASELGLTFVFEAVTTEWEKVCIESLNLDADEVVVVSDLFNLSTLKDESIFFDSPNPRDTVLSNIKKMRPNIFIQSILNFSQGSCFLSRFREMLFYYSALFDMLDVIVPRESESRLVLEQDIFGRCVLNGIACEGADLVQRPEKYRRWQLRNQRAGLRQLPLRPVVMKVLKDKVKKHHHKEFLLSEEGQWLLQGWKGRVLFAHSTWVVEDGSSE, encoded by the coding sequence ATGGCTGCCACCCCAGAGGAATTCTTTGCTGAGGGTCTCATGGAGCCTTCACCGCCGTCCCCGTCTGTCTTCCTCGACCTTACCCCGGTACCTGATCCCAATACTGCCAATAAGGGCCAGCCCTCCCATGATGACCTGGTGCTCCCTTACATCTCACGCATGCTCATGGAGGACGACATCGATGATAAGCTGTTGTGCCAATACTCTGATCACCCTGCACTGCTCCAGGCGCAGCAGCCCTTCACCCAGATCCTCTCCTCCCCTTCCACCGGTACCAACATGGATGACACAggcaacaaggacaccatggatcaAGTCAATGATTTGTTGCTGATTAGTAGTGGTGATGAAAGCACTCTCAGCTTGGCCTTATCCGACAGTGAGTATGTGGTGGGGGAGTTCTTGAAGGGCATGGAAGTTGCTAACAGGTTGTTGCCAGGCGACAACAGCTTTATAAAGGACCATCAAATGAGTCAAATATTCATCAGAAGCAAACGTAAGCATATGGAGGAGGAGGTAGGCAGGACCAGCAAGATTATGATGATGACGAAGGTGCCAGAAGAGACAGGCATCCGTGAGATGCTTGACAATATGATGATGTCTGGACACGACACATTGATCAGGGACATGGAGAAGTTGCGTATCGCCATGGACAataaggaggagaagaagaacagagagggTTGTAGCAAGGCTACGAGGGATATGGTGGACCTAAGCACTTTGTTGATCCGTTGTGCGCAGGCAGTGGACACAAACAATTATTTGATTGCGGGTGAGTTGCTGAATCAGATCAAACAGCACGCTTCAACAACAGGGGATGCCACACAACGGCTAGCTCAATGTTTCTCCAAGGGGCTGCAGGCGCGGTTGATGGGAACAGGAAGGCAGCTTTGGAAATTGCTCATGGCAGAGCGTCTTTCAGCCATGGAGGTCCTCAAGGCTTACAACCTTTACATGTCAGCCTGCTACTTCAACAAGGTGGCACACATTTTTTCCGCACTGACCATTGCGCAAGTCATGAAGGGAAAGAGAAGGTTGCACATTGTAGACTACGGTATCCATTGCGCATTCCAGTGGGCAGGTTTGGTCCGCTGGCTGGCAAAGAGGGAAGGTGGACCGCCGCCAGAGGTGAAGATCACTGCCATGTGTTGTTGCCAAGCTAGTTCTTTTCCGGTTCAGTGGAGTGAGGAGCAATGGTACCGGCTCAGCAAGTATGCTAGTGAGCTTGGTTTGACATTCGTGTTTGAAGCCGTCACAACAGAGTGGGAGAAAGTTTGCATCGAGAGCTTGAACTTAGATGCAGATGAGGTGGTTGTCGTGAGTGACCTCTTTAATCTCAGCACCTTAAAGGATGAGAGCATATTCTTTGATAGCCCAAACCCTAGGGATACTGTCCTCAGTAATATCAAGAAAATGAGGCCAAATATTTTTATCCAGAGCATTTTGAATTTCTCACAGGGATCCTGCTTCTTGTCACGGTTCCGGGAGATGCTGTTCTATTACTCGGCACTGTTTGACATGTTGGATGTAATTGTCCCACGGGAGAGTGAATCACGATTGGTGCTGGAGCAGGACATATTTGGGCGTTGTGTACTGAATGGCATCGCCTGTGAGGGTGCTGACCTTGTGCAACGCCCTGAGAAGTATAGGCGGTGGCAGTTGAGAAACCAACGGGCAGGCCTGAGGCAGCTGCCACTGCGACCAGTCGTCATGAAGGTACTGAAGGACAAGGTCAAGAAGCACCATCACAAGGAGTTTTTGCTCAGTGAGGAAGGCCAGTGGCTGCTGCAAGGATGGAAGGGGCGCGTCCTCTTTGCTCACTCAACATGGGTAGTGGAAGACGGATCTTCTGAATGA
- the LOC112901309 gene encoding uncharacterized protein LOC112901309 yields MAASLVSVPVAFLLLVLAGSRAALASETVEQICAEATSGGAHSDLAPFCVASLQAAPGSDGADARGLAAIATNLTLANYTAAVATIKALERRGGWTAAQRGALATCRTRYIEALNVVHSAVHALAVGRLEDYAADMAVVGKAATDCEDAFGAANAGGGSSPLRKVDEDAVNLTTVATLIVRSLKK; encoded by the coding sequence ATGGCGGCGAGCCTCGTCTCCGTCCCCGtcgccttcctcctcctcgtcctggCCGGCTCCCGCGCTGCGCTGGCCTCCGAGACCGTGGAGCAGATCTGCGCCGAGGCCACGTCGGGCGGCGCGCACTCGGACCTGGCGCCCTTCTGCGTGGCGTCGCTCCAGGCGGCGCCCGGCAGCGACGGCGCCGACGCGCGCGGGCTGGCCGCGATCGCCACCAACCTGACGCTGGCCAACTACACGGCCGCCGTGGCCACCATCAAGGCGctggagcggcgcgggggctggACGGCGGCCCAGCGGGGCGCGCTGGCCACGTGCCGCACGCGGTACATCGAGGCGCTCAACGTCGTGCACAGCGCCGTCCACGCGCTGGCCGTGGGGAGGCTCGAGGACTACGCGGCGGACATGGCGGTCGTCGGGAAGGCGGCCACCGACTGCGAGGACGCGTTCGGCGCCGCCAACGCCGGCGGCGGGTCGTCGCCGCTGCGGAAGGTGGACGAGGACGCCGTCAACCTCACCACCGTCGCCACGCTGATCGTCAGGTCGCTGAAGAAATGA
- the LOC112900067 gene encoding kinetochore protein SPC24 homolog — MAVDTGERLAVDEVLSFAQDLVGVLRASNDRDANAQTGAGARMLLSACRSDSDDLELQMREHQEKIHSCKEKIDKAKSETITDDELNALQKKMEEKLQEEKQLRQELRVLRDELDNLDRQRTSIEERKDAVKKKKKDMQKAERTLSMCVSVTNIMPNFEDQEKISGYIVDKTGKKIEKFEFEKTTLPVEICDKLWKKI; from the exons ATGGCGGTGGACACGGGCGAGCGGCTGGCGGTGGACGAAGTCCTCTCCTTCGCCCAGGACCTCGTGGGCGTGCTCCGCGCCAGCAACGACCGCGACGCCAACGCGCagaccggcgccggcgcgcggaTGCTGCTATCCGCCTGCCGATCCGATTCCGACGACCTCGAGCTGCAGATGAGAG AACACCAGGAAAAAATACACTCCTGTAAGGAAAAGATAGACAAAGCAAAATCTGAAACCATTACTGATGATGAACTGAATGCACTGCAAAAGAAGATGGAAGAAAAACTCCAGGAAGAGAAACAGCTTCGCCAAGAATTAAG AGTGTTGCGTGATGAACTTGATAACCTAGACCGTCAAAGAACTTCTATAGAAGAAAGAAAGGATGCTgtcaagaagaaaaagaaagacatGCAGAAGGCAGA ACGCACACTTTCCATGTGTGTGTCAGTTACGAACATCATGCCAAATTTTGAAGACCAGGAAAAGATTTCCGGCT ACATTGTGGACAAGACTGGGAAGAAGATAGAGAAGTTCGAGTTTGAGAAGACGACACTGCCGGTCGAGATCTGTGACAAGCTCTGGAAGAAGATCTAG
- the LOC112899981 gene encoding trihelix transcription factor ASIL2-like — MDDDDDVSPDASPSPASSPGAPSAALPVADPVTVASAPPGGAYAVALPIHRTAASLYATAGGGGGGGREDAWSEGATSALIDAWGERFVALGRGSLRHPQWQEVADAVSSRDGYSKAPKSDVQCKNRIDTLKKKYKIERAKPVSSWQFFDRLDFLLAPTYGSKPGSGSGGGGGHNSNSRSPLPAALRMGFPQRSRTPLMPSAAAAAKRRAPSPEPSVSSESSDGFPPVPALPAANGKRRRTDEWRADGGSGGDRTQGLRDLAQAIRRLGEAYERVEATKLEQAADMERRRIDFARELESQRVQFFLNAQMELTQSKNHASPAAAAIPAGATTVGGSSMRMSMATDAGGSSNHHSRYRASHRDRHHHAPRSHYQQYHDNNHAAAAAPASEGEQSEEEEDDEEEEESQ; from the coding sequence atggacgacgacgacgacgtgtCGCCCGACgcctccccgtcgccggcgtCCTCCCCGGGGGCGCCGTCCGCCGCGCTCCCCGTCGCCGACCCCGTCACCgtcgcctccgcgccgcccgggGGCGCCTACGCGGTCGCGCTCCCGATCCACCGGACCGCGGCGTCCCTGTACGccaccgccggcggcgggggcggcggcgggagggagGATGCGTGGAGCGAGGGCGCCACCTCCGCGCTCATCGACGCCTGGGGGGAGCGCTTCGTCGCGCTCGGCCGCGGCAGCCTCCGCCACCCGCAGTGGCAGGAGGTCGCGGACGCCGTCTCCTCCCGCGACGGGTACTCCAAGGCGCCCAAGTCCGACGTCCAGTGCAAGAACCGCATCGACACGCTCAAGAAGAAGTACAAGATCGAGAGGGCCAAGCCGGTATCCTCCTGGCAGTTTTTTGACCGCCTCGACTTTCTCCTCGCGCCCACCTACGGCAGCAAgcccggctccggctccggcggcggcggcgggcacaaCTCTAACAGCCGCAGCCCGCTCCCTGCGGCGCTGCGGATGGGCTTCCCGCAGCGCAGCCGCACGCCGTTGATGCCCTCCGCCGCAGCGGCGGCCAAGCGGAGAGCCCCTTCGCCGGAGCCGTCGGTGTCTTCCGAGTCCTCCGACGGCTTCCCGCCGGTGCCGGCGCTCCCGGCGGCGAacgggaagaggaggaggacggACGAATGGCGCGCCGAcggtggcagcggcggcgaccgcACACAGGGCCTCCGTGACCTGGCTCAGGCGATACGCCGCCTCGGCGAGGCGTATGAGCGTGTGGAGGCCACGAAGCTGGAGCAGGCAGCCGACATGGAGCGTCGGCGAATAGACTTCGCGCGGGAGCTGGAGTCTCAGCGCGTGCAGTTCTTCCTCAACGCGCAGATGGAGCTCACGCAGTCCAAGAATCACGCCTCCCCTGCCGCGGCCGCCATCCCTGCCGGTGCCACCACTGTTGGTGGCTCGTCTATGAGAATGTCGATGGCTACCGATGCCGGTGGCAGCAGTAATCACCATAGCCGGTACCGCGCCAGCCATAGGGACCGGCACCATCATGCCCCGCGTTCACATTACCAGCAATACCATGACAACAAtcacgctgccgccgccgcccccgcaaGTGAGGGTGAGCagtccgaggaggaggaggacgatgaggaggaagaagagagccAGTAA